From the genome of Phytohabitans rumicis, one region includes:
- a CDS encoding Pvc16 family protein codes for MSDFRAVATVTAALQRLLQGPVGADVPGAQVWTDRPDIRHADGPSGPGANIYLYQVSPDPALRNVDLPTRGPDGRVTQRPQAALTLYYLFSFYGDDSEMEPQRVLGTTVRTLHARPLVTRALIQAVTDAAAHDQPVHPDLAESDLAEQADLVRVTPLGLNLEELSKLWSVFFQVPYALSVAYQASVVLIEEPVTTAAARPVITPDLTVGVLNRPRILRVDKADRTPIHATDTVTIHGERLLGEGAVVRLAGQPVLTATAAPQEITVDLSTVDGLRPGGVPVQVVHGALAERSNVASFVLHPTVDTATAAGGTLTVGADLTVGARQRVAIALLDPASGQRTHLLTVPPRDADTDQLATPTTGVAPGQYAVQLFIDGADSQPDGPVVTL; via the coding sequence ATGAGCGACTTCCGGGCCGTGGCCACCGTCACCGCGGCGCTGCAGCGGCTGCTCCAGGGCCCGGTCGGCGCCGACGTGCCGGGCGCGCAGGTGTGGACCGACCGGCCGGACATACGGCACGCCGACGGGCCGTCCGGGCCGGGCGCGAACATCTACCTCTACCAGGTCAGCCCGGATCCGGCACTGCGCAATGTGGACCTGCCGACGCGCGGGCCGGACGGCCGGGTGACCCAGCGCCCGCAGGCCGCCCTGACGTTGTACTACCTGTTCAGCTTCTACGGCGACGACAGCGAGATGGAACCGCAGCGGGTGCTCGGTACGACGGTGCGCACGCTGCACGCCCGCCCGCTGGTGACCCGGGCGCTGATCCAGGCGGTGACCGACGCGGCCGCGCACGACCAGCCGGTGCACCCGGATCTCGCCGAGTCCGACCTCGCGGAGCAGGCCGACCTGGTCCGGGTCACGCCGCTCGGGCTCAACCTGGAGGAGCTGTCCAAGCTGTGGTCGGTGTTCTTCCAGGTCCCGTACGCGTTGTCGGTGGCGTACCAGGCGTCGGTGGTGCTCATCGAGGAGCCGGTCACCACGGCGGCCGCCCGCCCGGTCATCACGCCGGACCTGACCGTGGGCGTGCTCAACCGGCCGCGGATCCTCCGCGTCGACAAGGCGGACCGCACGCCTATCCACGCCACCGACACCGTCACGATCCACGGCGAGCGGCTGCTGGGTGAGGGCGCCGTCGTACGGCTGGCGGGACAGCCGGTTCTGACGGCTACCGCCGCGCCGCAGGAGATCACCGTGGATCTGTCCACCGTGGACGGGCTCCGCCCGGGTGGGGTGCCGGTGCAGGTCGTCCACGGCGCACTGGCCGAACGGTCCAATGTGGCGAGCTTCGTGCTGCATCCGACCGTGGACACCGCCACGGCGGCCGGCGGCACGCTCACGGTCGGCGCCGACCTGACCGTCGGTGCCCGCCAGCGGGTCGCGATCGCCCTCCTCGACCCGGCCTCCGGCCAGCGCACGCACCTGCTCACCGTGCCGCCCCGGGACGCGGACACCGACCAGCTCGCCACCCCGACCACGGGCGTCGCTCCTGGCCAGTACGCCGTCCAGCTCTTCATCGACGGCGCCGACAGCCAGCCGGACGGGCCGGTGGTGACGCTGTGA